The genomic DNA GCCAAGGCATTAGACGATTTTGGAGTTGATTACATCGAACTTACATCGCCTGTAGCCTCTGAGCAAAGTAGAAGCGACTGTGAAGCAATCTGTAAGTTGGGTTTGAAGGCCAAGATTCTGACACACATTCGTTGTCATATGGACGATGCAAGAGTTGCAGTGGAGACTGGTGTCGACGGTGTTGACGTCGTTATTGGTAcgtcaaaatttttgagacaATATTCGCATGGTAAGGATATGAATTATATCGCCAAGAGTGCCGTCGAGGTTATAGAATTCGTTAAATCTAAAGGTATCGAGATCAGATTTTCCTCAGAGGACTCTTTCAGAAGTGATTTGGTCGATTTGCTGAATATCTACAAAACAGTGGATAAAATTGGTGTAAATAGAGTAGGTATTGCCGACACTGTTGGATGTGCCAATCCAAGACAAGTCTACGAGTTGGTAAGGACGTTGAAGGGTATTGTTTCCTGTGACATCGAATGTCACTTCCATAATGATACTGGATGTGCCATTGCTAATGCGTACACCGCCTTAGAAGCCGGTGCACGCCTGATCGACACCTGTGTTCTTGGTATCGGTGAAAGAAACGGTATTGTTCCATTGGGTGGTTTGATGGCAAGAATGATTGTTGCAGCACCCGAATACGTCAAGTCCAAATATAAGCTACACAAAATCAGAGATATCGAAAATCTGGTTGCCGAGGCGGTAGAGGTCAACATCCCATTCAACAATCCAATTACTGGGTTCTGCGCTTTCACCCACAAAGCAGGCATCCATGCAAAGGCCATCTTGGCTAATCCATCGACGTACGAAATCCTGGATCCTCACGATTTCGGCATGAAGAGGTATATACATTTCGCCAACAGGCTGACTGGTTGGAACGCCATCAAATCAAGAgttgatcaattgaatcTGAGCCTGACCGACGATCAATGCAAAGAAGTCACTACAAAGATCAAAAGACTAGGTGATATCAGACCCCTGAACATCGATGACGTAGATTCCATTATCAAGGATTTCCACGCAGAGGTCAGCACTCCAAAACTGATTGCTACAAAGAGAGAAAAGGAGGGTACGGCGGACGTCCTTGACTTGCAGGACGAGCCAAATGCTAAGAAATCCAAGCAATAGAGATTCACATCGTAACAAATTCATACAAAGGTATATAACGCCAATATAAATACAACTACAGACACAAATGCAAATTAGTTTAGTTCCATTAGCCCCAATGCCATCGCTATTACGGTTCGGACTTCGAAACGCAATCGCACGTGCTTCGCCGCCACAATATACACCCACACGCCGGGTAACCTCTGTTTTTCGCTCCCCCCACCTCGTCTCTCCTCGCTGCAGCTCCCCCACCACAGCAGGTATAACCGTCCAATTAGCTGTCTCGCAGTTTGCGTGTGGCCGAAATGTCCCTTCTTACGTGTAGAGAGCAAAATCAGGGGGCCCCAGCCAGTGGGCTCCGCTGGAACCGGAACTTGTTACCTTCTGTCATCACCCGCAACTAGCAAGAATACTTCAACGTTCAACACAACGCTTGACAGTTGCACGCCAGGCAGCGTCTCTCAGGCGTGATCAAACTAATTGACTACTCAACCCTCTATACATCAACATGCTAGTGCGCTCTACAGTTACTCGTTCCATCAGATTGCCAGCCAGAAACTGTGCTGTCGCCAGATTCTATTCCGATGGCGCCAGCGATGGCCCAATTGGCACCGGCGGGTCCGACAACGGATTCCTCAAGAGAGAAAAAGCCAAGGAAGACTACTTCGTCAGACAGCATGAAAAGGAACAGCTGCAACACCTCAGAGAGCAGTTGAAGGAacaacaaaagaaaatcgACCATTTGACGAACCAAATCAAATCGTTGAGCAAGTAGCGGAGAGAACCGCGAGCGCCTTGGATGCAGCTTGACAAGCGGTCTGCCGACCTCAAGCTAGCTGGAAAAGCACCAAATAATGACAGTTCCTATCTACATACATTCTTTAATATAATGAAATATTCTTATTATGTGTCGTTTGCTCGTCTCGTGCCCCCGCCGCCCGTACGCTGGCACATGACGAGCGTTAGCAGTCCCAGAATCCACACACCACACACCAATCAACAACAGTCACGTCAAAACTGATATCACCCAGACACCGCACCAAAGCGCACAAAACGCGGTCCTTCTGCAAAACGCGAGAAAAACCGTTTTTGCAAATgcgtttttgtttttcagTTCCGGCTGGGTTTGCGCTCGCGGCATCGCGTCGTCCGCGCCGTCGAAAAAATGGCATCAATCTCGTTTCTTGTCATGGTGAGTTTGTCACATACCACGGATCACTGAACAGACTGAGCAAATAGGACAAAGTGATACCTCGATCTGCAAAGATTTAATTCAAATTGCACTATTACGGACTGGGTTTTTAACAGGTCTTTGTTGAAACCAGCTGTATCAATTTAGTCACCAATAATAATGTCTGACGCTATCATCTCATATGCTGCTTTCATCCTAGCTGATGCCGGTTTGGACATCACCTCTGAAAACTTATTGAACATTACCAAGGCCGCTGGTGCCTCCATCGACAGCGTTTGGGCTGAAGTCTACGCCAACGCTTTGGAAGGtaagaatttgaaagacaTTCTCTCTGGATTCCACAATGCTGGCCCAGCTGTTGGTGGTGGTGCTGCTAGCGCTGGTGGTGCCGCTTCTGGAGAAGCCGctgctgaagaagaggCCGCTGAAGAGGAAGCTGAAGAATCCGATGATGACATGGGTTTCGGTCTATTCGACTAGGCGAAATGCATTCCGCTGATGTTCCATTTATCATTCCCACCTACATATCTTACATATGaaataaatcaaaatcattgtACTTTCAGTTTGGGCGGGTAACCCCCAAATTCGATCATTCTTGCTTATTCTCATCTGCGACAGAACGAAATACCAAAAAGTagaaaaattttcccaTTCATGCAAGGAAATGCAAGTGATTAGCGTCCGTAACCTTAGTTATTCAGTTGCCGATCCATTCAGGAAAAGGGTCTATCAGTTTCTCCGATAGGTGAGTCATATATATTAGACACACATATACATCCAGGTATATCTATATGTGCCTTTGGGACTTTGGCTGAAATTTTATTATGAGGACTAAGAGGAGCAGGTCAATATCGTATCAGTTGGTCACACCCGAAGAGCCAGTTCGTGACAAGACGCGGGGGAGCGAAGATAAGAATGAGGTAAACGGTGCGAATAATGAAGAACTGGAAAGTTCGATGGTGTCCGATGGTGAGAATGGATTTTTCATGCCTTCAATAAAGAATACTAGGGAGCTGGAAACCGAGATACTAGACATGATTCATATATTGCAGAAACAAGAAACGCCTAGAGATAGAAAGGAGAGTGAAACCATAATCAGTTTGCTGAACAGGTCGATAACAGCGATATCGCATTGGTCTCTACAGGCACAACTGGCACAGCTGCGAGCAAATGTGGACGACAGACAGACTGTTGAGAATAATTTATTGCGGAAAGAGATGGAGCTTCTAATCAGTAAACGGTCCGATGGGGCGGGAAGGAAGAGAAGGAAGGCAAAGTTGCCGGCGAGCATTAATACCAAAGTTGGATATCTGAAAAGCCCGCCCTATGTGACTGCAGCGGTGTCGGAAGCCAGTCCACCCCGGCGGTCGCTGAGAAAACATGCGTCTCTGACAAGTCCAACATCCACTGCGCTTGATGATCCAGTTTCGTTGAAATTGGTAGAGAGTAATAAACCTCATCCACGGATGAAAAGGAATAGCGACAATCCGTCAACGAACGAGTACGTTCGGgtctttcatcttcaaagagaatgaaTTGATTCCTCCGCATACAGCATGTGCGGGCTCTGTATTATATCATAACTTCAAACATTCAATAATCCCATCTCACAGATTGGATAATGTGTAATATGTACTATTTTTGGCCTTTAATAAT from Zygotorulaspora mrakii chromosome 7, complete sequence includes the following:
- the LYS21 gene encoding homocitrate synthase LYS21 (similar to Saccharomyces cerevisiae LYS20 (YDL182W) and LYS21 (YDL131W); ancestral locus Anc_7.295) gives rise to the protein MSEKEFQKVTETAASAPQKPNPYGPNPADYLSNVNNFQLIDSTLREGEQFANAFFDTEKKIEIAKALDDFGVDYIELTSPVASEQSRSDCEAICKLGLKAKILTHIRCHMDDARVAVETGVDGVDVVIGTSKFLRQYSHGKDMNYIAKSAVEVIEFVKSKGIEIRFSSEDSFRSDLVDLLNIYKTVDKIGVNRVGIADTVGCANPRQVYELVRTLKGIVSCDIECHFHNDTGCAIANAYTALEAGARLIDTCVLGIGERNGIVPLGGLMARMIVAAPEYVKSKYKLHKIRDIENLVAEAVEVNIPFNNPITGFCAFTHKAGIHAKAILANPSTYEILDPHDFGMKRYIHFANRLTGWNAIKSRVDQLNLSLTDDQCKEVTTKIKRLGDIRPLNIDDVDSIIKDFHAEVSTPKLIATKREKEGTADVLDLQDEPNAKKSKQ
- a CDS encoding uncharacterized protein (similar to Saccharomyces cerevisiae INH1 (YDL181W) and STF1 (YDL130W-A); ancestral locus Anc_7.294), which codes for MLVRSTVTRSIRLPARNCAVARFYSDGASDGPIGTGGSDNGFLKREKAKEDYFVRQHEKEQLQHLREQLKEQQKKIDHLTNQIKSLSK
- the RPP1B gene encoding ribosomal protein P1 beta (similar to Saccharomyces cerevisiae RPP1B (YDL130W); ancestral locus Anc_7.293) encodes the protein MSDAIISYAAFILADAGLDITSENLLNITKAAGASIDSVWAEVYANALEGKNLKDILSGFHNAGPAVGGGAASAGGAASGEAAAEEEAAEEEAEESDDDMGFGLFD
- a CDS encoding uncharacterized protein (similar to Saccharomyces cerevisiae YDL129W; ancestral locus Anc_7.292) codes for the protein MRTKRSRSISYQLVTPEEPVRDKTRGSEDKNEVNGANNEELESSMVSDGENGFFMPSIKNTRELETEILDMIHILQKQETPRDRKESETIISLLNRSITAISHWSLQAQLAQLRANVDDRQTVENNLLRKEMELLISKRSDGAGRKRRKAKLPASINTKVGYLKSPPYVTAAVSEASPPRRSLRKHASLTSPTSTALDDPVSLKLVESNKPHPRMKRNSDNPSTNEYVRVFHLQRE